CCTCCCCATCCATCCTGCAGCCTTTTAAGTGAAAAGCTCTGGATTGTAGCTGCAACGATTCTGTTGTTGAACGTATGGTTCGCTCAATATTAATTCAGAAGTGAATGAAAATACCTTTTACAGGCCGGCGCCCAGCTCCATAAAACATCTGCTGTAAGGCAATCGTTCTAAGTAGCTTAGAAAACATCTCTAAATAAGTCAGGATGTGTTTCAAGGCTCTGAGGATTTCTTTGAAGGGAAgatccagtgttttttttctcaactaGGGTCAGTACGATATAAAATGGCAAACATCCCACTGGtgtaaaatttgaatttttttgtacGTAAATTTAAGTCACTTTTCTGAATttccagcttctaaaatgtgattatttactaaatttaagtcatttttcgaAATttccagcttctaaaatgtgatttttttaaaataaatttgtcatttttctaaatttccagcttctaaaatgtgattttttttaaactgaattaaTTTTTCCGAATTTCCAGCTTCTAATttccagcttctaaaatgtaaatatttattaaatatttactaaaaaaaaaaaaaacaaaactaaatttgtcacttttcaaagtaaaagccatTTCCAGCGtctataatgtatttatttagtaaatttaaatattttttctttatttccagcttctaaaatgtaatttcaacaaattattgattttttttaggaGCGGGTTGACACGTGTTTCTGTGCTCATCAGTGATTGGCTGGGCAGACCTCTACGTCAGACGTAAACAGCGCGTCATCTTGTAGTTCCGGGGTCACGGCCGTTCCGCTCACATGTAGGAGAAGTTTAGCCGGAAGCTGCTGTTAGGAGCAGGGATGAGAGGAAAGAAGCTTCTCCTTGGGTCTTTTTCTCCACtaaagaaagaagaggaaacgGCGGCAGTAGCGGGAGTCTCTCAGGAcagtttttcaaagtaaaacaccAGGAAGAAGCTAAAAACAGAAATCCTAGCAGGAACAGAGCAGGTTTCGCCATGGCTCTGTACATGAAAGCCGCTGAGATCCTGCAGAAAGCTGAGAGGAAGCAGGCCGCTCTGAAGACTCTGGTCTACGACAGTAAGTTTGCGAACATCAAGCAGCTGTTCGCTTTGGTCTGTGAGACCCAGAAGTTCTCCTCCGTCCTGCAGGAGATCATCGAGGCCACCAGGCTGCTGAAACTCACCAGGCTGAAGATGCCTCTGGCCCAGGTGCTGGTCTACGACCTGCTGATGGGCCAGGGCCTGAAGTGCGGCGGCTCCTGGAAGGCCGTGATGATGAAGCACCGCTCCAGGCTGCAGGCGGAGCTGGCCCGCATGAAGGTGAAGCAGAAGGTCAGCAGGAACGAAGACCTCCTCCCGGCGAACCTCCAGCAGCCCCACGGGGACCAGCTGCCCAGGTATGTCCGTGTCAACACCCTGAAGACCACCGTGGAGGACGCCGTGGACTACTTGAAGAGGGACGGCTTCTCCTACCTGGGCCAGGCCTGCAGGCTGGAGGACTTGAGCCTGAAGGACCGACACTTTGTGAGGGATCTGCACCTTCCAGAGCTGCTGGTCTTCCCTCCTAAGACAGACTTCCACGACCACTTCCTGTACAAGGCCGGACACATCATTCTGCAGGACAAAGCCAGCTGCCTCCCCGccttcctcctccaccctcctcctgGAAGCCAGGTCCTGGACGCCTGTGCTGCCCCCGGCAACAAGACTAGCCACCTGGCCGCCGTCATGAAGAACCGGGGCCGGCTGTTCGCTTTCGATCTGGACGCCAAACGTTTGGCCACGATGTCCACTCTGCTGCTGCGAGCCGGAGTCACCTGTCAACAACTGGCCAACCAGGACTTCCTGAAGGTGGACCCTGATGGTCCACAGTACAGAGACGTGGAGTTCATCCTGCTGGACCCGTCCTGCAGCGGATCAGGTAGATCAACCAGTATTCtgtatacagtcatggaaaaaatgatcagaccacccttgttttctttaatttcttgttcattttaatacctGGTagcactaaaggtacatttgtttggacaaatataatgatagcAACAACAATAGCTcctaagagtttaatttcagagctgatatcagacattttccatggttttctagATAATTACCAAAAtcccttcagttcttccatcagtatctatggcattgttctgataaaaacagcttttaggattccatgttttcttttctgtctgtttttgtcaaaaacaagaaaaatgagacaaaaatgacaaaaataagaccagaatgataaaaatgagacagaaatgacaaaaacgacacacaagatgacaaattaaaaaaatgttttattttgtgtctcatttgttgttttctctcgcttttgtcattttgtctcacttttgtcatttttgtctcatttttgtcattttgatttgtttttgttgttttgtgtctcattttgtgtctcattttgtcattttgtgtctcgtttttgtcattttgtgtctcgtttttgtcattttctgtctcgtttttgtccttttgtgtcttgtttttgttgtttcacacaaactgcattcaccctgttccacccagactgaaactaccccagatggtccctgatccacccccatgttttactgtaggggcagacagtctggtttgtagcttctccaggcttcctcctaaccagtaagttggctggatggacatcaactgaaaactggattcatccctgaagagaaccttagtccaatcatcaacagttcaatccttgtgatccctgcaaagagtaaccagctttcctctgcctttccttgatgaagagcttcttcctgtcctgtgggacttcagaccagcttcaacaagtcgctTTCCAACTGTTCTTGTccaacaagtcacatttctccacagtgtccactcatttttaaggtccaaGACTGTATGTCTGTTAGGGATGCAGCTAAAATAGTTTCCATTCCCATGTATTTTGGAGTtctttggtctctaaaatgtgaaaaaataataataatcagtgtTTCTTCAAGCCCAACATGACATCTTCAGATGTACTGATTTGTCTAAAAATGTCTACGATGTCTTGAGGAGGATCTTTGTGAACAAAACGTTGACTTATGTGTGCGATGTCTGGTCCATTTGCTCGTCTCCACATAGGAGATCAAACCAACAGCATGTTGTCTCAGAGTTGTATAtttgattcaattcaattcaattcaattttatttatatagcgccaattaattaattatttagttaTAGAGGAGTGAAGAAGCCAGAAATACTCAGATTTACAAAGTGAAAATCaaagtatttcatttttttctttaaaaaaatgcttaaactGGTAATTGAACTATCAAAATAGTTATTCTAtcagttgacaactaatcagttaatGGTTGCAGTGTATAATTACAGTGCTGCTCCAGTTTCTTATTACCTGTATTAAGATTACTAGCTTTAATAAatgtctttaaccctcctgttgtcctcatttacaggcaccaaaaatattgtttccttttctgaaaaaaaatccagaaattcaccaaaaaaattccccaaatttatgaaaatttgcaaaaccttcaggaagaaaattccaataattccttaaaagtttcccttaaaagttttatttaaaaaaaaaaaaaaattggcaagaaaattcttgtaaatattttcaaaaaattattaaaaatcctaaaactatctagtgattccatatatatatcagtaaaacgtctaatatttaagaacattcacaaaaaaatcaaccaaaatccagcgaatttcactggattttggttgattttttttgtgaatgttcttaagaaacatttctttttttccaccaaaaaatgttgaaaaatttcccccaaaatgttgaaaatgtggacatcagaagtttcactgtgaaaatatttttttttttcacattttcaaaatttaaaacgggtcaatttgacccacaggacgacacgggGATTAATAAATGTGTCTaatgttatttattatcatGTCCTTCAAGTCAAACATAGAGAGATACAGAAAAGCAAACATATTTACTCCTCCTTCCTTATATTTATACAGATATAAACAGAATTTACTGTAGAATTTAGCTGCTTCAGAAGCAGAATGTGTTGCACAAGTACGCCAGAAACCAGAGTATTACTGCATCTATGAACACATAAGGACTTAAATATATAATTCTCTCGTGTGTGGTTTCCAGGTATGGTGTGTCTCCGGGACAACTCCTCTGCCGACCAGGACAAGGAAAAAGCTCGTCTGTCCTCGCTGGCGTCCTTCCAGCTACGATGTCTGAACCACGGCCTCCGCTTTCCTCGCCTGAAACGTCTGGTTTACTCCACCTGCTCCATCCACCGGCAGGAGAACGAGGACGTCGTAGCCGCCTGTCTGCAACAGAACCCCAGCTTCAggtaacaaaaataaaccagttttAGTCCCTGCAGAAACCAGAGGTCGATCAGAAATAAACCTGTTTTAGTCCCTGCAGAAACCGGAGGACGATCAGAAATAAACCTGTTTTAGTCCCTGCAGAAACCGGAGGACGATCAGAAATAAACCTGTTTTAGTCCCTGCAGAAACCGGAGGTCGATCAGAAATAAACCTGTTTTAGTCCCTGCAGAAACCGGAGGACGATCAGAAATAAACCTGTTTTAGTCCCTGCAGAAACCGGAGGTCGATCAGAAATAAACCTGTTTTAGTTCCTGCAGAAACCGGAGGACGATCAGAAATAAACCTGTTTTAGTCCCTGCAGAAACCGGAGGTCGATCAGAAATAAACCTGTTTTAGTCCCTGCAGAAACCGGAGGACGATCAGAAATAAACCTGTTTTAGTCCCTGCAGAAACCGGAGGTCGATCAGAAATAAACCTGTTTTAGTCCCTGCAGAAACCGGAGGTCGATCAGAAATAAACCTGTTTTAGTCCCTGCAGAAACCGGAGGACGGTCAGAAATAAACCTGTTTTAGTTCCTGCAGAAACCGGAGGACGATCAGAAATAAACCTGTTTTAGTCCCTGCAGAAACCGGAGGACGATCAGAAATAAACCTGTTTTAGTCCCTGCAGAAACCGGAGGTCGATCAGAAATAAACCTGTTTTAGTCCCTGCAGAAACCGGAGGACGGTCAGAAATAAACCTGTTTTAGTTCCTGCAGAAACCGGAGGACGGTCAGAAATAAACCTGTTTTAGTCCCTGCAGAAACCGGAGGATGGGCTGTTTTTTAAGTCTTCTCTTCTAAATTGATTGTCAAGTTTATATAACTTAAAAAGAATTCCATAATGTTCAGCATCATCTCGTTTATTCAGTCAAACAGTATCGTATATTGTCTTTATGAtcttttggttggttttttgaCGACATAAATCTTTAAACTGTAATTACGGTGTACTTTCTTgatgtacattttatttatttgcttcagTATTTGACTAAATAAGTACACAAAATGTTCATTGTGCTTCTCTTTTCCACCATTAACTCAATTATGGGCTACAATTTTAATATAAttctactactaataataaactttatttatataaaacttTTACACATCAGCAGCaaagtttaaaaacagatttatataAAAACCGATGAAATAAACAGAAGGCCTATAAAATACCTTTCCATGGTCAGGATggtaaaaaatataataaatcaaatgtaatgaagataagataaaagaaaatgaaaattcttgtaaaatcAGGAAAGGCACTCTggcaaaagtattttttaagaaGGGATTTAAAAGATGTTAGTGAGCAGCTTTGGGGAACCTGGAACAGGCAGAAGATCTGAACATCAGGTACTAAAACACTGGAAATACAACTGGGAGAAAGGGCTTTAAAAGTAAtcagtaaaatgttaaaatccaTCCTAAGACATTCTGGAATCCAGTGTAGGAGGCTTTAAAGCCGCTGGTAATTCTGTTTGACTTTAAAGGTCATTTAAAGTGGTCAGAATGCACAACACAAGGCAAAAAGTGCATTAATCAGCTCCTGAGTCCCTGGTTCAACAGCAGTCTATCGCTGCAGGTCATTACCTCGCTCCCTTTCCTGTTTATCTCTACAGCTGGACTATTCAATCAGATCTAAAGGCCAATAAAACACttctttacttgtgttttccCCTCCAGACTGGTTCCTCTGCTGGCTCAGTGGCCTGAACGAGGCCTGGATCCGCTGCCTCAGTGTCTACGAGCCGATCCGACCAAAACCCGAACCCACGGCTTCTTTGTGGCGCTACTGGAGAAACACAGCGAGGCTGAGGACGGGAAACAGGAAGCAGCGGTTCAGATCAGGTGACTACTGGGTAGCATCTAAcccaggagagtcaaactcatcctagtccaggttccacattcaatcCAGGTTGATCTCCagggaccagtaaaaccacagcataataacctataaataaccacaactcctaatggttcctttgttttagtgcaaaaatgttcacatttaaggaattatctttttacaaaacatcgtgaacagcctgaaatttctcaagaaaaataaattcagtttcatcaacattcagcctcagttcatcatttccacattacaacttccagatcacagagtgtcgacaaaggaacacaacatttagtcatctggagcTGAAccagaggatttactggaggatcaaaaccacaaaaatcagacaaaaaaaaaagacagaaaacaagacaaaatattacaaaaacaagacacaaaagggcaaaaaaaaatgaaacgacacaagcaagacacaaaatgacaagaacaagacaaaaaacagtgaataaagcGAAATACAAagttacataaataagacaacaaaacacaagcgagacgaaaaggaaacacaaaatgacaaaaacatgagacaaacgacaaaaaacaacaaaaggcaaaatattacaaaaatgagacacaaaacgacaaaagaacaaaggacaatctagcattttactttctgatccaaacaacttgtcatggtttagaaatgattttaaatttatagttttactaatttataatctgcagttaatgtcttctgtggaatttttacactttgagggccggattggaccctttggaggaccacttttggcccgcgggcctcatgttggacacccctgatgtaaaATTTACCACTGCATCATGACGTTCTGAAATAACATCttgaaaagttttgtttttatctgggTTTTTATTTCTTAACACACAAGAAATTCCATAACATGTGTTACCTGTAGAGCAGTCCTAATGTTTCTAATTAGTATAATTTAATGTGTTGAACCACTTGTCTGGGCTCtatattaacttatttttttgttgatgatTCTTCTATTTCAATTTGTCTgtatgttttaaccctcgtattgtcttcatttatgggcaccaaaaaatattgtttccttgtctgaaaaaaaatccaaaaattctgcaaaaaaattccacaaatttctgaaaatttgcaaaaccttcaggaagaaaattccaataattccataaaagtCTCCCTTATcagttttatgttaaaaaaaaaatccccaaatttgtcaagaacattctagtaaatattttcaaaaaatgaataaaaaaacttccaaaaaaatcctaaaaatatctaaaatgattccatatatatcagtaaaacttctaatattttctttaagaacattcacataaaaatcaaccaaaatccagcgaatttcactggattttggttgattttctttgtgaatgttcttaagaaatatttatgacgtttccttttttccaccgaaaaatgttcagaaatttcctaaaaatgtggacatcagaagtttcactgtgattttttttttttttttttttttcccacattttcaaactttaaaatgggtcagttttgacctgcaggacagcaggagggttaaagggaaACTGTATAAATCAAACataaatgtcatcattttgtaCCACCAGATTATAGTTTTAAGCTGGTTTTATGTATAGtccctaaaaaaaacaaaaacagacagtttgGAATTGTAAGAAAATAGAAACTTGTAGAGAAAAGAACACAGAATACAAACCTACACACATTGGCATAATGATAAAGGCTGTACAACGTGTTTAATATATCATCGGGGCAAATGTCATtctttttattagattttaatGAGTCATAAAACAAACGATATCTGAAAATAATCCTTATTGTGGTCTGACACAAATTACAGATTCATTCAGAGCTTCCATCGTGACTTTAGTGCCGTTAAACAGGACTGTTGTCacttttatatttataattcTTGTTATTTTCTCCATCACAGCGAGCAGGAAGAAGCGACGCCTCACAGTCCACCGACATCTGAGAACAAACCTGCAGCTTCAGAGGACGAGTCTGAGGCTTCAGAGATGGAGGAAACGCCGACACCTGCAGGAGAGACGGATGTTACAGCCagcaagaagaggaggaggaagaggaagaagaagaagaagaacgcagcagcagtgacatttaaagcagtttaaaccaaagatgtttcatcattgaccacatactaaactatgattttttttggccatttttgaacacatactaaactatgatgttttcgtgacatttttgaccacataaattgaggttttggtgacatttttgaccacatattaaactatgacgttttttcaccatttttgaccacatgctatgacgttttttcaccatttttcatcacatactaaactatgacgttttttcgccatttttgaccacatactatgatgttttcgtgacatttttgactaaaacctaaactgtttttgtgacatttttgaccacaaaCTAAACGATgatgttttgtgacatttttgaccacatactgaactatgacgttttgtgggaaaagaaatcatcatgaattttggccatagtatactatgtcgaaaaaaaatgcgatttttcaacatgttgtaaaaacatgccatatgatgatataatgtaaaggaggccgtgaaaagcactccagaaaggttttctttgaaaaaaaaatcatcatgaattttggcgcaaaaaaaacgccatagtatagtatgtcgaaaaaaaatgcgatttttcaacatgttgtaaaaacgtgccatatgatgaaataatgtaaaggaggccgtgaaaaacactccagaaaggttttctttgaaaaaaaaatcatcatgaattttggcgcaaaaaaaacgccatagtatactatgtcgaaaaaaaatgcgatttttcaacatgtaaaaacgtgccatatgatgaaataatgtaaaggaggccgtgaaaaacactccagaaaggttttctttgaaaaaaaaaagaattttggcgcaaaaaaaacgccatagtatactatgtcgaaaaaaaaNNNNNNNNNNNNNNNNNNNNNNNNNNNNNNNNNNNNNNNNNNNNNNNNNNNNNNNNNNNNNNNNNNNNNNNNNNNNNNNNNNNNNNNNNNNNNNNNNNNNtttaaatttccttcactaagccagccctctggacttcctgGAAGCTGTgctcctattggctgtccaggtggcagcttggtgttatcaggaacacctgagcagctcagtgtcttcctgctttatttagctgcagacaaacatttcctctgtttctcttcaccactgaaccgggtttggttccgttgctttaatttgttctttaggcgttggcttgcaacttccagcagtaaaatcatctttaatgtgtttcttggtgtgttttagggctttgtactggatagttgtcttggtaaatgtggttctttagccacagttggcacatggtgctaatgtgtgcagtgattagtggatttgatgcagctgagttgtgtctttatcttggctgtagtgagtctttagaggtttttggtcagacacattctgtattcttgtttgagaaccagcgttggttgtccagaaggtaagagttcctgtcctgattctctgttctcagaggttctctggtaggctgcaggagactttagcgtttgggttgtgctagtttggtttttgtacagtttcatttggacgactatcttgaggcccctccatgtggtttagtgaggttttctgcaacagttctacaaagcaacctgcagcagaagagactttgagagtttttaggaagttctggagaccagactttagagcagcagaaacatttgtcagcagtttgagcaggagaaggtgatcttcagagtagatatgagacagaaaccttcttgacccgtgtggtgaggtcctgtaccaagagtttgagcaggttgtgaagagtctgtagttctttggtctgaaagcacaagaagagtcgactcattaaaggagaaaacaggagatattgttggttcttctgtcgctctgcagtttccttagactgaatatcaagtttatatgttaaatgatttcccatgtgagcccaagaagacttcaataaactccctccatcacctggacacaacagattctattaccatgttaaatctttttttttttattatgtttttgagttttaatcatggttttagcatagttttttctctttgcttgtttagttttgccatctgtgtgaaaggtgctaaacaaataaagttgaattgataaagtgaataattgactacctcatgattgtgacaacagaagtattttcattgtgatttaagggtttgtttcatttttaaggttggggttaaaatcttgacagaaaaaaaagattaaaaaaataaactacatttaaaaaagtaattaaatcaaaggaaaaaagcatttaatacaataaaacttttaaaaagaaaattaaacattaagtacaattaaaatatattaaacacaaaatataaaatttgataattaaacagaagatacaaaacatgtaattatgaaattaaacaaaattttttaaacaaaaatattaaacattaaatattttaaacatttaaaaaaatacaattaaacaagaagaataataaacatataaaaaaaacacaaaacatttaattagattattaaacctttaaaaagccaaaacatttaattaaaaaattaaatgtttaattagaaaattaaatcttaaagacaatgaaactttaaataggaattaaacagaaaatacaatgaatcatttaaaaagaaaattaaacattaaaaggtggtaaaacatttaaaaagaaaaacct
The nucleotide sequence above comes from Amphiprion ocellaris isolate individual 3 ecotype Okinawa chromosome 8, ASM2253959v1, whole genome shotgun sequence. Encoded proteins:
- the nsun5 gene encoding probable 28S rRNA (cytosine-C(5))-methyltransferase, yielding MALYMKAAEILQKAERKQAALKTLVYDSKFANIKQLFALVCETQKFSSVLQEIIEATRLLKLTRLKMPLAQVLVYDLLMGQGLKCGGSWKAVMMKHRSRLQAELARMKVKQKVSRNEDLLPANLQQPHGDQLPRYVRVNTLKTTVEDAVDYLKRDGFSYLGQACRLEDLSLKDRHFVRDLHLPELLVFPPKTDFHDHFLYKAGHIILQDKASCLPAFLLHPPPGSQVLDACAAPGNKTSHLAAVMKNRGRLFAFDLDAKRLATMSTLLLRAGVTCQQLANQDFLKVDPDGPQYRDVEFILLDPSCSGSGMVCLRDNSSADQDKEKARLSSLASFQLRCLNHGLRFPRLKRLVYSTCSIHRQENEDVVAACLQQNPSFRLVPLLAQWPERGLDPLPQCLRADPTKTRTHGFFVALLEKHSEAEDGKQEAAVQISEQEEATPHSPPTSENKPAASEDESEASEMEETPTPAGETDVTASKKRRRKRKKKKKNAAAVTFKAV